TTTTATGAAGTGTGATCCCGCAATGTTCGCCGATAAGCCCCAGACCGGGCTCAGGGATCTTCCGGGTAATATACACCTTTGGCTTCATGTCCCCTCCTCATTCATATAATACTTTTCACGAGAACGGATAAAAATTCAACGGGAATCTTCGCTGGGAATGAAAAATCTGTTGATTTTATTCGGAGGATTGTTATGATGAGAGAAAGGAGGTTGATGCGCTGAGAGATTCCTCCCCCCGTTTCGCGCTGGTTATAAGTTTTCTTTTTGTCATTCTATTATTTCATCCGGTTTTATCTGCCGATATCGACCCGCAATATCAAGACAGGTTGAGCCAACTGAAGGAAAGATTGAGGACAGAGGGGTTTTCCGAGGAGGAGATCAATAAAACCTTTTCGGACAGCAGGCTGGAGCTTTATCCTGAGATCGTTGGAAGAAAGGGCAAGGGTCTTGATTACATGGGCCGGAGGTTCGGCCTGCTTAAGAAAAGCTCACTTGAGCGCGGGCAGAGGATATTAAGCGAAAACAGGGAGATCCTTGAGGAGGTCGAGCGATCATTCGGTGTAGAAAAAGAGGTGGTCGTAGCCATTCTCCGCATAGAGACAGACTTCGGGAGGAAGACCGGGAAGTATCCCGTGTTCAACAGCCTGTTCACCATGGCGATCGTTGAAAACCGCCGTTCAGCGTGGGCAGAAGATGAACTGATAGAATTCCTCCGCCTGTGCAGGGAACAGAACAAAGACCCTTTTTCAATGAAAGGTTCGTGGGCAGGCGCGTTCGGCATCTGCCAGTTCATTCCTTCTTCCTATGTGAGGTTCGCTGTTGACGGCAACGGGGACGGGGTCATAGACCTTTTCGATTTCAGGGATGCCGTCGCAAGCATTGCTAATTAT
This window of the Syntrophorhabdaceae bacterium genome carries:
- a CDS encoding lytic murein transglycosylase encodes the protein MRTEGFSEEEINKTFSDSRLELYPEIVGRKGKGLDYMGRRFGLLKKSSLERGQRILSENREILEEVERSFGVEKEVVVAILRIETDFGRKTGKYPVFNSLFTMAIVENRRSAWAEDELIEFLRLCREQNKDPFSMKGSWAGAFGICQFIPSSYVRFAVDGNGDGVIDLFDFRDAVASIANYLKAHGWENGRLEAKRQAIYAYNHCDSYVDAVLAYAKATK